From the genome of Gambusia affinis linkage group LG04, SWU_Gaff_1.0, whole genome shotgun sequence:
atttcataaaatactCAGAGATCTGGGAAGTAAACTCTGAAAAACATCCTGATGCAAAGAAAGTTCCTGAAAGGTGACAGGAAGGTATTGTGACGTCTAACTGCAGGAGTCTGTGGTAGAAGAGACTCGTTCTGCATGTCGTCTGTAAACTGCATGGTTTCTGTCCAGTCGTGACTCTGTTCTGTCTGACCCGGTCGTTTCAGGTCCAGAGGTTCTGCAGGTCCATCTGCTGCCaacctgtgtgtttttataagttaggcagaaataaaaatgaagatttgGGACAAAATAGGTTAAAAGTTCATGTTTCAAACTTCTGAGGGACATTGAATGCAACACGACGTCCAGAAATGGGTCATTCTGGTCCTGAGCAGAACTTTAACTGGACTGTTTGTGTTGAATCCAGTGAGGTTCCTGTGGCTTTCAGACATTCACACAAAACAGCTCACAGTGTTTTTCCTCGTAGGATGAATCAGAAAGTTTCCAGCAGCCGGATGAAGATCTCATAACGATCCGGGACGAAACGCAGCAGCCATGTTTCACATGCATTTCTTACTGAActcacttttgtttctttgttgaaaagctgcttttacagttgatgttgaaataaaactttgactgGTTTGTTGCTAATCTCTTCCCATACATCCTCCCATTTCCCCACAAGCTGCCTTCACTCTTATTCACCGATTTCTTCTCAATATGTCTGAATCGGGTCAGAGGAAGAATGAATCACAGCTGATAGGAAGAGGAGCACATTCTTGAGCCACACCACAGAAAATTACTCAGGAAGCATGAGGGCTGTTTagctggaggaaaacaaataaactgagtGTCTGGTGGAAAGAAGgtgtaaaaaaatacatcagacTGTTTaccttcacttcctgctgtcCTGTTTACCGTTACTGGTTTAAATACATATTGTCAATATTTACTGAAGGAAATTCATCAAGTTAAGCAACATTTTACTGCAGATAGCTTCAGTTTGATATAAAACAGCAACTCATTAGAACCCTGTTATGTTCCCCACagcatgttttctaaaaatgtaatgtttaccGAGTGATGCACCGTTTGCTGTAAGTCAGTATGGAAACCCAGTTTGGCTCACCTACTGAACTTATTACGGCCCGTCAGGAACCTCCCTGGACCCCACATCCAACATCTAAAGACCTGGAGACCAACCTGGAGCAGGCAGGTGGGACAGCTTCAGCAAGTACCACACGACACACACTGAGGAAAGAGGGTCTTTAAGGAAAGAAGAGCCCATTGACTGGTCAGAACCTGGACAAACTTCTGGAACAACGTTTGATGGacagaagaaacaaacacatgaaaCTGTTTGTGTCGTTCACACTAACAGAAAATTTAAGGAAAAGAACAGCACACCAACAGTCAAGCATGGTGGAGGCTCCATGATGCTGTGGTACTGGAGGTCTTGACAGTATCCAAGAGCGAAGTGTGTTGGTTTGAGGCGAAGATCCTGGGTTCACTCAGTGATGCAAATCATGAAGAGGTGCCAGTAATGGTGAGCAGGGCTGCGTTGGTTTTCTCTCTGATCGTTTTCTCTGATGGACACGTTCTGTAAGTAAGACGCTGACTGCTCAGGAGTTCTCCACAGAACCTCGTTTTTGAGAAGGAAAAAGCTGAACTTTGTCTTCAGTGTTGCAGGCTGATCTGAATCATGTCCAGCTTTCTAAATGCTGCCGGCaggaagagtgtgtgtgtgtgtgtgtaccaggtttttatatccttATGGGGACCTGTTTCTGTCTACATTATGGGTTTTGGGGACCATTGGtccttgtggggacattttcttggtccccACGagggaaattattgtttttgggtTGGTGGTTAGATATGAGATGGTTGGGGTCAGGGTAAAGGTTACGGTAAGGGTTAGGATTATGGTAAGCGTTAGGttgtagaaattaatggaagtcaatgtgaaGTCCCCACAAGTGatgaaactgtgtgtgtgtgtgtgtgtgtgtgtgactgacaGACAGTTGTTGAGAAATGTAGTTATTGTGCAGGTTATgggaaaatgaaacattcacACGCTGAACGGCTCCATCAGGAATGGGACCAGAACCAGCCGGGACATGCAGCcgaacccacacacacacaacctcaCCCCCCactccccccacacacacctgAGTCCCAGAGTCAGGTGTGTCAAGGTGTTTCAGTTCCTTTGAAACAAGTGCAGCTCTGAGAATTCTGCTTCTGTCCATCTGAACCCAGTTAATCTggacccccccccccaccaccctcatgcacgcacacacacacacacacacacacacacacacacacacacacacacacgcacacacacacacacacacacacacgcacacacacactccctggTCACTGCAGCGTCACACTCTGCGGCTGCCAGTAAGTGTGACGGAGCAGAACGGTCGTCCAGGAATGCAGAGGCTTTCCGTTCAGGTTTGGAGGTCAATCTGTTCTTCGGATTGGTTCTGGGTCTGATTGGTTCTGTTCAGTAGAGTGAAGATTAGGAGACGCAGGAGAACTTTGTTCAGACCTGCTCCTCCACACGTCATGAAGGATGTTTCAGGGAGTGTTTAATAGCTGCTTCATACTGTTTTTTATTGAGCAgcacaatgtttagatttgcTCCACATGTTGTGAGAGTCGGTCCAGTTTTACGAGCCGCTGCTCCTTGTAAATCAGACGTGGAGGAGAATCAGCACCGATCTGCATCTGGACAGAATTACATCCCAATCTGAGCATTCCTTCTCAgctctgaactatttttattttgttgacagtGAGGTCGGCTTTATTTGTGCATCGCTGCTGCTGTAAAAGTTTGCTGCCATTAACACTTCATCTGcattgagaaaaaatatttcacatttctgattttaagaGGGTTTTCACAAATTTCtagaaagtttaaaacaacatcTGAAAGCTCACATTTGTAGTCAAAAATatcagttcaattcaattcagttcaaataaagacaataagACAGGATGAAGTTAGAAACATCAAGTTCCCATTAAAACACGGTGGTGGAAGTGTCATGACATGGGAATGTCGTTTTAACTACAGGCAGACGCTGAGGACATTCAGCCAGAGCGAAAATGTAATGATTTAAAtctggtctagtcaaagtctagaccagAATCCAAAGTGATGATCTCTGTTCAGTTTGATTGTGGATCATGAAGCTGCAGAGATGGAGACAACCCAGAAagtgcacgccacacttttcagattttaaatcgTTGTGAATGTTGAGCCTTTTCCTTTTGctgtaaaataagaaatgaatcCTTCAGATTCTCtctgatttattcttttatttttctggatgCTGATgcttgtttttagttgtttctttattgttatAAATCTTTCATCAGTTCTGTTTGACTTGATGAACTCTGACTAAATGTTTACAGGAGAAAGTTTGCTCACATCATCACAGTTTATCTAAGATTCACTTTGACAGGAAGTGACTCAGTAGAAgctcttcagaaatgttcagtaTTTCTGTTAGTGATCGGCGTGTTTGGGTTTTACTGTCGCTCTGGGTTCTGGTGTCGATCCTGAGTTTTATCTCCATTGCTGAGCGCTGAGCTCACTGCAGAGCGTCTCCGCTGTGAAAGTGGAAATTCCAGAGCAGTTTTGGGGTCGGGCCTTACGGGAAGCGGCAAGCGGAGGGAAAACCCACTCGACCCGCCGTATAAAAGCACGGCAGCCTCTCAGCACACACTCAGTCCTCTGCTTCTCATCAGCCTCCAACTTTCTCCTCTGAGGGATTTTTCTCAGGACTTTTCTCTCAGCTAGAAAACGAAGATGGTTCTGTCCCAGAGGAACGGcgccctgctgctgctttttgtgGCTGCAGTTTGCATGGAGTTCTATCAAGGTGAGTTTCTGCAggatttctgaaaacaaatgcagcttCTACAAATGAAGCTCCAGTTTTGAAGCCATGTTGAtgtttgacctttcacctccaGCTCAACACGTCGTGGGAATCCGCTGCAAATGTCCCTCCTTCAGCAAAATCCAGAAGTCCAACTTCACAGATTTCCAGGTGACGGAGGCGCGGGCCGGCTGTGATCGGGTGGAGCTGACGTGAGTAGATTATAGTTTTCTCTGGATTCATGATTTCTTCACGTCGATTCTGATGTTTGTTTGGATGTTTCAGTGTGACCCGGATCAAGCTGGACAACTCCACAGAAACACTGTGCATAAACCCAAAGAGGAGACTTGGCTTACAAATCCTCAGCTGCTGGGAAAGGtgagttaaaaacagaaaaggttttccCTTATGCTGCTTGGATTCCATTTTAATCTGCACAGAAGCCTCTGAGCTGCGAGTGATTTTGTTGTCTGGGTCCTTCAGCTGCAGAGGGATCAGCTTTTACTGCTTGggttaaaaatgttgctttggcTCAAAGTCGCGGCCGATTCTGTGGCGAAGCTTCCAGGTTTAttctgcaaaatgaaaacaaaaaagccaaaacCATAAAACCTCCACAGCTCAACAAGCCCCCCGACGCCGGAGCTCCGGATCGGCTCCACAGATGTTCCCCATTAGCCTCTGTCCTAAcgctgctctctctctctctctctgccttccTCCAAGGATAAACAAAGACAAGAGCCGTAAGATGGAGTGTCTGGACAAGTAGTGGAGGCTGGAAGACAGGGCCTCCGAGGACTGAAGCACAGGGGCCCCAGGAACGCCGAGGGCCGGACATTTAACTGAGCCCCCAGTCTGAGAGGGGACTGGGACTGACTGGGACTGACTGGGACTGACTGGGGAGGCGGCGGAGCGCTGGGAGGAGACGATTAACAGCCGGGACGCCGGAGACGGAGAGAATCTGTGGAATTGAACAGAAAGAGTTTCATGTACAGCACTATAGCAGCAAGTCTGTTTGAAACGAAGCACTGCCAAAATGTAAACTCCTTcgtttttctctgcttcactgtAATATttatgctgatttatttatttttttacatttctaacaGCTCAAATTTTTTATATGaatgtggaagaaaataaagaaggtTTTGATAAAACTCTGTTGTTTGCTGCctgagttttgttttccctcccaGGCATGGAGAGCTGCTTTATCTGGACCCGTTCTGCAGCTGGCGCTCAGCCTGGCCCGGTTCGGCCTGGCCCGGTTCGGCCCGGTTCGGCCCGGCTCGGCCCGGCTCGGCCCGGTTCCTGCATACTGGCGCCGTTATTCTGCAGAGATGCAGCAGCTGACAGCGAGGACAATGAGATGAGTTGTTATGGTGCTGATCGTTAAATGACGGCAGCGGGAGAATATTCAGACCCAGATgtttgcagctgctgcaggctgGATGGAGGGTTGGGGGGTTCTGGGGGTTCAGAAGGTTCTGGGAGTTCTGGGGGTTTGGACTCCTCCAGTGAGAGGAGACGGTTTGCAGCAGGTCAGGATTTGTTTCAGTTACTAGAATAACgagaaaacacagacaggatTTACGGTCAACCATCCAGGAGAAGCGAAGTGACGAATCTTCAGAACCAAAATCAACATGTCAGTTCTCCAAGAACAGCAGGAGGTCTCACCCTTTGATTAGGACACAACCCTTCTCCAAGTAAAAACAGAGggtgcactgtaaaacatttgtttaacttGAAGATGAAATACAAGTAAAGTCATcaagaaaatagtttgtttatgtcagagaaatgaaagtttaatttcattcatttaacatgttgtctaaacattgttttaaagttttgctgTGACTTAATGACCAAGTAATTGTTTCACATTATTCAATTATTgaacaaacacatttctgtattcttcTCACTATCAAGCTAAGAAAACTGCTGACGTTAGAAGAACGAGTCTGAACAGAACCAAcagctaataaaacattttgtttaacaacATAATGAGTTCTGCTGCAGAACATTCAGCTGGATCAGAGCAGATATTGTGTTTAACAGCTGAACACTGAATGAATATTTGCCCTGAAAACACACCAGAGGCAGGTCAGTGCAACACACTGCTAACCTGCCGCTAAGCACTCTGGGAAATAGAGTTCATTCAGTCGGTTGTTGGAGttaagacaaaattaatcaaCAGCTAACAGATGGTTTCTGTCAGGTTTTCTGTGACAGATTTAAGTTCaatatctaaaacatttctttaatttaaagatttagttttactgtgagaaaaataatctgGTGTGTTTCATATTCAgccatatttctgttttacatttcattaattattttcagtttgtaaatattcatctttcatattttatgttacaTGAAGCAGAATTAATTTCTcttcaaaattatatttgaaaaataataaattaaaaaagattttcaggATGAAATccaataataaagtaaaatcctgtaaataaaatgcatcataaGAAGTTTTTATTGTCTGAATCAAATAAAGACTTTTAGCTTCTGCTAAGATGTTTACActgtattaataaatattatattataatcgGTGTTTTGAACTGTTAGAATAAGCAgctatatgtatttttatatgcTCATATTTCAGCAGGTGGCTATAACTCCTAACTTCTTCAAACAtcaataatataattttaataaatattttatgttggtttcaaatcaatttatttattcatttactgagttttatatttatgtccTGATAGAAACAGATGACCTTTTGACCTGAACATGATTCTCTGGGGGAGGGGGGACATTTTTGAGAGGGGTCCTGGCCCCCACTGGCCCCCCCTCTTGGGCAACACTGCTGGAAACGTTacttattataataaaatatacaaaaatgtcATATATTCATCGTTAATATTTCCCTGTATTTCTGCTTGTATCAGTCAAAGAAAGAATTTCTGCTTTCattaatttttactttcttcttctgtaatcaaaagaataaaatccgTTCTGCAGAAATGACTTCCTCTCTCATTTCCTcttcaaactctttttttcccataaGTCATTGTTCCTGAGAGCAGATCCTGGTGGGATCGTCCCTCAGCCCGGCAGAAGGTGAAGCCTTGATGATGAGATAATGAACAGAAAGCCTCGAGTTTCTGCTCCTCCGGGCTGAAGGACTCATCCGTCCGGGCTCCGTCCGGTCCCGGCTCCGGCTCCGTCCCGGCTCCGTCCGGGCTCCGTCCAGGCAGGACTCCTCCTCTGACATCAGGAGATCAGATAcatcctgacctttgaccctcagCTGCAGATCCTGGAAAACCTGGGCCTCCTGCTGGTCCTGGAGAGCCGAGGCAGAGACCTGACCGTCTCATCtcaggaaaatcatttttatttactgcagCAGGTTTATTGTTCATTCCTGATCTTTGGAGGAACTTATTCCACCTTCTGCAGATAAAATCCTGAATTTGTTCCTTTTGTGTTCATTAAATGTACTTCAtcatactttaaataaaaagtcatatgTGTTGATAAGGATGTCGgtttaatttacttttgtttcccttttcttagttgaaatgtaaagtaaatcagaatttaatataaataaatgatgaatcCGAGGAACATCtggaaaagctttttttgtttaacaaaaggTGAGTGACCTTCATCCATCAGTCAGCTTACAGATTTAAATCATGCAGTTACGACCTGGCACCATGTGGGGGCGCCAACACGATAAGTTAGTCTTTAGTCTCAACTCTTGACAAACTCCAAGGAAAGGATGAATTTACTCTCCATGTTAACAAAGACTAGAGTTTCATTTCTGagattcaaataaagaaaatgatcaTCTGTAAccgttttaaagttttgttacatttatacAGAAAAGCTTCACAGATTGTTTCCTGCAGTCactaaatgtgaatttaattcCAACACGagttttttaacattattaaatTCCACcaaatgaaacataaatgagacagaaaccttttcatttgGCTGGAATATTGtaaagaagaaatcttatgagagcttttgatttaataaaacatttctcccaCATAAAAATCACATCATTGATTTAATATGACAACTTGCACAAAACTAAAGCAGCGTTACATCCAGgcaagtttcttttaattttaagagtttaatcatttattaggttttatttattcgTTCGATTGTTCAGGGTCTGGAAATATTCCTGACTGCAGCAGATACcagctttctgttttcacttgTAACCAATTTAGAAAATCATGCAACAAGTTTCCAGAtggcttcctgctgctgaagcTACAAACCTAAACAGGCAGAATACAAACCTGAAACCAGCCGGAAACTCAACGACGTGGGTCATAACGTCTCCTTCTGCTCGCTGATTGGTCCAGCTGAAATCACAGCTGGAAGGTCAACAGGTCAAACAGCATCACACATTCACAAAGTTTAACACATCTAGAGTCAAATCTAAAAAGACTGTAAAAAATGTAGCAGAGTTGATTGGACTGTACTTTGGACTgtctggttgacctttgatgacctctggaaacatttgttaatatctttaaatgatAGTTTAACTTCAACTTCACTCAGTCAGGCTCAGTTGTGATTtaacaacatgtgaaaaagtgAAACCACCCTGAGGAAGAAGGAACGGCGACATGCTGGAGGATGAAGCAGGATGTGATCATGAACGGTCCTGGTACCGGTTCCGGGAATCACAGTACCGGTACTGTAGACTGGTTTATTTCCCCTCCCTCCTGCAGGTATCTCTGTATTTACCAGTTAGCTGGGTGTGATCTCTCCAGCTGAGAGCTTCAGTGAAAAACCTCCAACCTTCACATGAAAGGAAGAGTTCTGACTGCTGGAGAAAAACTTCGCCGAGGGCGAATCTGCAGCGTGTGACCCAGAGTCCTGCACCGCTCAGCGTCCTGCTGCAGGCGTCCGGCTGCAGGGGTCCGGCTGCAGGCGTCCGGCTGCAGGGGTCCGGCTGCAGGCGTCCTGCACCGCTCAGCGTCCTGCTGCAGGCCTCAGGCTGCAGGTCTGAGCAAACAGGTCATTAGCTCCTTTCATCCGGCCagctccctccctctctctctctccggcCGGCCGCAGGACGCGTTCTGCTCTTCAGAACGTGTCGACTCTCTTTCTGTATCGATCGGCCAACATGATGTAGAAAAGCGCTGTCGTGCTGCTGCCGGCTCTTTGGGCACTTATTACACGCCTCTCCCCGTCTGTCAGGCCGCGGACGCTCAGCGGACTGATCTCTCGCCAACAAAGCCAGCTcttcccaacacacacacacgcccacgcacccacacacacacacacacacacacacacacacacacacacacacacacacacacacacacacacacatgcaaccccccccacacacacacaccattaaAGCCTTCGATCTGGGGAAGCGCTTCCAGTTGTCACTCGCTGCTGATAATGTTGCAGGCGCTCTGGAAATGCTGCGACAagcatgtttaaattttaaagcatCCTGCAGCCAGAGCCGGTCCTGAAAGCagaatctggattttatttctatgaTACTTTTGCTTTGAAGTCTATATATAGCTTTGTGAGGGGGAATAAAGCCTCCTGTGGAAGAAAATACACTATTGAGCTAAAAATCAAAGCAGTGTGAGAGATGTCACTCCTCCGTCTGTAGTCCCACTCATCgtcacacacagagaaactttaaaacacacatattGTTCATTGTGATATTTTATTCATGTGGAGGGAAACCACCCAGAAGCTTGTTGGTAGAGCTgtcagaaaaagagaaaaactgtaaattagCCAAACATGTTTGGATGCTGTAATATTTATGGAGCTCTGCTGGAGCAAAGGGTCTGCTGACGGCGGACAAACGTCCAATGGGATCCATTCCTACTCAGATCCAACCTTGTTgcttctgtctgtctctggATTAGCATCAGCTAGCATGATGGTTCTGgtgttaaagtttaaagtttaccTGCAGGGAGGGAAAAACTTCCTGATCTAAAGGTAAAACTCAGAAAAGTTGGCAGAGTCGCTGTGACCAGGTGACAATCTGGGTCTGGGAGGCTTTGACCTTCTAGCcaaatatctgtgtgtgtgtgtgtgtgtgtgggcgtgtgtgtgcgtgtgtgtgcgtgtgtgtgcctgtAAGACAGTCTGTGGCTTTAAGAGAGAGATGTCACTCACAGCTCCATAAATAAAGGATTCTCTGCCTCCTGGTTGCTCTCGTCCCTCACCATTCAGTTTGACCGCAGAGCTGCAGGCCCGTCGTCTGAACGGGAGGAAGGGAAACACCAGAGAGTTGGGAACGACAGAGTCAGGGAACAATGGAGAGTCAGGGAACGATGGAGAGTTGGAGAACGACAGAGAGTTGGGGAACGACAGAGTCAGGGAACGATGGAGAGCCAGGGAACGAAGGAGAGTCAGGGAACAATGGAGAGTCAGGGAATGAAGGAGAGTCAGGGAACGAAGGAGAGTCAGGGAATGAAGGAGAGTCAGGGAACGATGGAGAGCCAGGGAACGATGGAGTCAGGGAACGATGGAGAGTCGGGGAACGAAGGAGTCAGGGAATGATGTAGAGCCAGGGAACGAAGGAGAGTCAGGGAACGATGGAGAGTCAGGGAACGATGGAGAGTCAGGGAACGATGGAGAGCCAGGGAACGATGGAGAGTCAGGGAACGATGGAGAGCCAGGGAACGAAGGAGAGTCAGGGAACGATGGAGAGCCAGGGAACGATGGAGAGTCAGGGAACGATGGAGTCAGGGAACGATGGAGAGTCAGGGAACGATGGAGAGTCAGGGAATGATGGAGAGTCAGGGAACGATGGAGAGTCAGGGAACGATGGAGAGTCAGGGAACGATGGAGAGTCAGGGAACGATGGAGAGTCAGGGAATGATGGGGAGTCAGGGAACGATGGAGTCAGGGAACGATGGAGAGTTGGAGAATGACAGAGAATTGGGGAACGACAGAGTCAGGGAACGATGTAGAGCCAGGGAACGAAGGAGAGTCAGGGAACGATGGAGAGCCAGGGAACGATGGAGAGTCAGGGAACGATGGAGAGTCAGGGAACGATGGAGAGTTGGAGAACGATGGAGTCAGGGAACGATGGAGAGTCAGGGAACGATGGAGAGTTGGAGAACGATGGAGTCAGGGAACGATGGAGAGCCAGGGAACGATGGAGAGCCAGGGAACGATGGAGAGTCAGGGAACGATGGAGTCAGGGAACGATGGAGAGTCAGGGAACGATGGAGAGTCAGGGAACGATGGAGAGTCAGGGAACGAAGAAGAGTCAGGGAACGAAGGAGAGTCAGGGAACGATGGAGAGCCAGGGAACGATGGAGAGTCAGGGAACGATGGAGAGTCAGGGAACGATGGAGAGCCAGGGAACGATGGAGAGTCAGGGAACGATGG
Proteins encoded in this window:
- the cxcl18b gene encoding chemokine (C-X-C motif) ligand 18b codes for the protein MVLSQRNGALLLLFVAAVCMEFYQAQHVVGIRCKCPSFSKIQKSNFTDFQVTEARAGCDRVELTVTRIKLDNSTETLCINPKRRLGLQILSCWERINKDKSRKMECLDK